GCAGCAGACGGAATCGCCGATCATCCGCCACCGCACCCGCGAGGTGCGCGTGGGCTCCGTGGGCGTGGGCGGGGACAACCCGGTGCGCGTGCAGAGCATGTGCAACACCGACACCCGCGACGTGCCTTGCACCACGGCCCAGGTGCGGGCGCTGGCCGAGGCGGGCTGCGAACTCGTGCGCCTGGCCGTGCCCGACGAGGCGGCCGCCAAGGCCCTGGCCGCCATCCGAGCGCAGTCGCCCGTGCCGCTCATCGCGGACATCCACTTCGACCACCGGCTGGCCCTGGCCGCCCTGGACGCGGGCATGGACGGCCTGCGCATCAACCCCGGCAACATCGGCGGCGAGGCCAAGGTGGACGCCGTGGTGGCCGCGGCCAAGGATCACGGCGCGTCCATCCGCATCGGGGTCAATTCCGGCTCGGTGGAAAAGGAGCTGCTGGCGCGTTTCGGCGGCCCCACGCCCGAGGTCATGGTCGAGAGCGCGCTCAAACATGTTGCCATGCTGGAGCGCCGCGACTTCGACCAGATCAAGATTTCGCTCAAGTCCTCATCGGTCCTGGGCACCGTGGCGGCCTACCGGCTCCTGGCCCGGAAGGTCGACTACCCCCTGCACATCGGGATCACCGAGGCCGGGACGCTCGTGCGCGGGGCCGTGAAGTCCTCGGTGGGCCTGGGCATCCTCCTCTGGGAGGGCCTGGGCGACACGCTGCGGGTGTCCCTGACCCACGACCCCGTGGCCGAGCCGGGCGTGGCCTGGGAGATTCTGCGTTCCCTGGGCCTGCGCGCCCGGGGCCCGGAGATCGTCTCCTGCCCCACTTGCGGCCGGACGGAGATCGACCTCATCGGCCTGGCCCAGGAGGTGGAGGACCGCCTGCGCGGGGTCACGGAGGTCTTCACCGTGGCGGTCATGGGCTGCCCGGTGAACGGTCCGGGCGAGGCCCGCGAGGCCGACATCGGCATCGCCGGGGGCAAGGACCTGGGCATCATCTTCCGCAAGGGCGAGGTGCTGCGCAAGGTGCGCGGCAACGATCGCCTCTTGCCCGAATTCATGCTGGAAATCGAAAAGTTCCTGAAGGAAAGGAGAGAAGAATCCCCATGCGACTGAGCCG
The window above is part of the Desulfovibrio aminophilus genome. Proteins encoded here:
- the ispG gene encoding flavodoxin-dependent (E)-4-hydroxy-3-methylbut-2-enyl-diphosphate synthase, which translates into the protein MQQTESPIIRHRTREVRVGSVGVGGDNPVRVQSMCNTDTRDVPCTTAQVRALAEAGCELVRLAVPDEAAAKALAAIRAQSPVPLIADIHFDHRLALAALDAGMDGLRINPGNIGGEAKVDAVVAAAKDHGASIRIGVNSGSVEKELLARFGGPTPEVMVESALKHVAMLERRDFDQIKISLKSSSVLGTVAAYRLLARKVDYPLHIGITEAGTLVRGAVKSSVGLGILLWEGLGDTLRVSLTHDPVAEPGVAWEILRSLGLRARGPEIVSCPTCGRTEIDLIGLAQEVEDRLRGVTEVFTVAVMGCPVNGPGEAREADIGIAGGKDLGIIFRKGEVLRKVRGNDRLLPEFMLEIEKFLKERREESPCD